One window of uncultured Methanoregula sp. genomic DNA carries:
- a CDS encoding response regulator → MPSMTGPDAEFEKRLLATFRDEAEEHLGTMVALLLELESSGAAADPAVIERIYRITHSLKGAARAVSQKEIESVCQNLENVFSRMKKGTFVPDAEAFDLFHQAITAVQGLLPGEKPPGVSTVGIVSALRALTGKEPAPGSALPVAGMPPLPGDFGSVQKKSEVPHPVDIPKIPSTSPRDTSHQEIVPPSSLSGITARSGVESGTVRIAAHKLDRLIAGSDDLLTTRLFITHRMRELEEMMGRFALWRWNQTLVSSDLYLIRETISGVRRTNLPPDLVLPLQRLVEFLDYDRDFFTHLQHDLAAHIRATERDRSALETSTSEISDLIHDAVLLPVSSILTSFPGLVREYSRSTGKQVELVTEGADIEVDRRILDALKDPLMHLVYNSIDHGIEYPDIREAQNKPGRGRVMIRIVPLSGGKVGIEVSDDGTGIDGSIIRNTAVRTGLITEREESRLTDTEAVWLIFRSGLSTSQNVTEISGRGLGLAIVEDTVTRLGGYVTVMSDVGKGTRIIMHVPVRLVTFRGVVVRSGNRVYVLPMQQVRQVLRIREDTIVVQGNRPVLPFHDEMIRVFHLSDILSTPHPRIASAGDTTVSVVIIAYGAGQAACIVDEVIRVQEIVVRPLGSQLRRVRRIAGAAILGDGGVALVLDTPDLIQEALKTADTPARVSYTNQAAPRILVVEDSVTSRTFLQMVLEQDSYRIDTATDGMQAFGMLKEHKFDMVVSDIDMPRMNGFTLTEKIRADNRLSSIPVILVTSLDSRKDEEHGIAIGADAYVVKSGFEKNNLRTIVRNLLIKYRQTGR, encoded by the coding sequence ATGCCTTCCATGACAGGACCGGATGCTGAGTTTGAAAAACGGCTTCTTGCCACGTTTCGCGACGAAGCCGAAGAACATCTCGGCACAATGGTGGCCCTGCTCCTTGAGCTGGAGAGCTCAGGCGCTGCAGCGGATCCGGCTGTGATCGAACGGATCTACCGGATAACCCACAGCCTGAAAGGTGCGGCCCGGGCAGTCAGCCAGAAAGAAATCGAATCTGTCTGCCAGAACCTTGAGAATGTTTTTTCCCGGATGAAAAAAGGGACATTTGTCCCGGACGCAGAAGCGTTCGATCTCTTTCACCAGGCAATAACGGCAGTGCAGGGTCTTCTCCCGGGAGAGAAGCCACCCGGTGTTTCCACGGTGGGGATTGTATCAGCACTCCGGGCCCTTACCGGCAAGGAACCTGCGCCCGGATCAGCATTGCCGGTTGCAGGGATGCCCCCCTTACCCGGGGACTTCGGATCGGTACAAAAAAAGAGTGAAGTTCCGCACCCGGTAGATATACCAAAGATCCCAAGCACATCCCCGCGGGATACATCCCATCAGGAAATCGTCCCTCCCTCATCCCTATCTGGAATTACTGCCCGGTCAGGAGTCGAGAGCGGAACGGTGCGGATTGCCGCCCACAAGCTCGACCGGCTCATTGCCGGCTCTGACGATCTTCTTACAACCCGCCTTTTCATCACGCACCGTATGCGGGAGCTTGAAGAAATGATGGGTCGCTTTGCGCTCTGGAGATGGAACCAGACCCTTGTCTCCTCGGACCTTTACCTGATCCGCGAAACCATATCCGGTGTCCGCAGGACAAACCTCCCGCCCGATCTCGTCCTGCCCCTCCAGCGGCTGGTAGAATTCCTGGACTATGATCGGGATTTTTTCACGCATCTCCAGCACGATCTTGCAGCGCATATCCGGGCAACTGAACGGGATCGGTCGGCACTGGAAACCAGCACTTCGGAGATTTCCGACCTGATCCACGACGCCGTACTGCTGCCGGTATCGAGCATACTCACCTCGTTTCCCGGGCTGGTCCGGGAATATTCGCGGAGTACCGGTAAGCAGGTCGAACTGGTTACTGAAGGTGCTGATATCGAGGTTGACCGCCGAATTCTCGATGCCCTCAAGGATCCCCTCATGCACCTGGTGTATAACAGCATCGACCACGGGATCGAGTACCCGGATATCCGGGAAGCCCAGAATAAACCTGGACGGGGCAGGGTAATGATCAGGATAGTTCCCCTGTCGGGAGGAAAGGTTGGCATCGAAGTGAGCGATGACGGGACCGGTATCGATGGCAGTATAATCCGGAACACCGCCGTCCGGACCGGTCTTATAACGGAGCGGGAAGAATCCCGGCTCACGGATACCGAAGCAGTCTGGCTTATCTTCCGTTCCGGTCTTTCAACAAGCCAGAACGTTACGGAAATTTCCGGCAGGGGACTGGGTCTTGCCATTGTTGAGGACACCGTCACCCGTCTCGGGGGTTATGTGACGGTTATGTCTGATGTCGGGAAGGGAACACGTATCATCATGCATGTCCCGGTGAGACTGGTGACCTTCCGGGGCGTTGTGGTCCGTTCAGGGAACCGGGTGTATGTTCTGCCCATGCAGCAGGTCCGGCAGGTTCTCCGCATCAGGGAAGATACGATCGTTGTTCAGGGAAACCGGCCGGTGCTTCCCTTCCATGATGAGATGATCCGGGTATTCCACCTTTCCGACATTCTTTCAACTCCCCATCCCAGGATTGCATCCGCAGGGGATACAACGGTCTCCGTCGTCATAATCGCGTATGGTGCAGGCCAGGCTGCCTGCATCGTTGACGAGGTAATTCGGGTCCAGGAGATTGTGGTCCGGCCCCTGGGTAGCCAGCTCCGACGGGTGAGGCGGATTGCCGGCGCCGCAATCCTCGGGGATGGGGGAGTAGCCCTCGTTCTTGATACACCTGACCTTATCCAGGAAGCCCTGAAGACTGCGGACACTCCTGCCCGGGTTTCGTATACGAATCAGGCCGCACCGCGTATCCTGGTGGTTGAAGATTCCGTTACATCACGGACATTCCTGCAGATGGTTCTTGAACAGGATAGCTACCGGATTGATACTGCGACCGATGGAATGCAGGCATTCGGAATGCTTAAAGAGCACAAATTCGATATGGTTGTTTCAGATATCGATATGCCCCGGATGAATGGTTTTACCTTAACTGAAAAAATCCGGGCTGATAACCGGCTCTCATCGATTCCGGTGATCCTTGTAACTTCGCTCGATTCCCGAAAAGACGAGGAACATGGGATTGCGATCGGGGCTGATGCATATGTTGTAAAGAGTGGGTTTGAAAAAAATAACCTGCGAACTATTGTCAGGAACCTGTTAATAAAATACCGGCAAACCGGCCGGTAA
- a CDS encoding response regulator, whose product METPTNRMITILLVEDSRTQAEYLRHILENEGYRVTLADNGSDALAQIAKDRPSIILSDIVMPEMDGYELCSRVKKNPMTTAIPVILVTQLFDPVDVIRGLESGADDFIIKPFNPEYIQLRICSILKNMKRPDPDGPGQPLNISLFGTTHTIPASRLQILSILLSTYEVAIGKNAELEEARERLNAVNEQLQKAIAELKRSNTRLEQENIERRRVEKALDEANKKLNLMASITRHEVINQLSTQHESLESALSLSSNDPARAWEHVKNAALIATQTLNSVRFTEDYQKVGVKSPQWQDLNAIMDTAGKNISHDKIALQNEIPPGTEIYADPLIRKVFCSLIENTTKYGENATIIRFSVRVEGMDTILLCEDDGAGIPSDKKERIFNYEYGMNTGLGLFLSREILAITSITIRETGIAGAGARFELRCPPGTIRSAGRNRE is encoded by the coding sequence ATGGAAACTCCAACCAACCGAATGATAACGATCCTGCTTGTCGAGGACAGCCGCACACAGGCTGAATACCTCAGGCACATTCTTGAGAACGAAGGATACCGTGTCACGCTTGCCGACAACGGTTCTGATGCACTGGCACAGATAGCAAAAGACCGGCCGTCGATCATACTATCCGACATCGTTATGCCGGAAATGGATGGTTATGAGCTCTGTTCCCGGGTAAAGAAGAATCCCATGACAACTGCAATTCCGGTTATTCTTGTGACCCAGCTCTTCGATCCGGTTGATGTGATCAGGGGGCTGGAGTCCGGTGCGGACGATTTCATTATCAAACCTTTCAATCCCGAATATATCCAGTTACGGATCTGCAGCATCCTCAAAAACATGAAACGACCGGATCCGGATGGCCCCGGCCAGCCGCTCAACATCTCCCTTTTCGGTACAACCCATACCATCCCTGCAAGCAGGCTCCAGATCTTGAGCATCCTCCTCTCAACGTACGAAGTTGCCATCGGGAAAAATGCGGAACTCGAAGAAGCCCGGGAGCGGCTCAATGCGGTCAACGAGCAGCTCCAAAAGGCAATCGCCGAGCTTAAACGGTCCAACACCCGGCTCGAGCAGGAAAACATCGAGCGCAGGAGAGTGGAAAAGGCTCTTGACGAGGCCAATAAAAAACTCAACCTCATGGCAAGTATCACCCGTCACGAGGTGATCAATCAGCTCAGCACCCAGCATGAGTCACTAGAATCCGCCCTTTCCCTGAGTTCAAACGATCCGGCCAGGGCATGGGAGCATGTTAAAAATGCAGCGCTCATTGCGACCCAGACCCTGAACTCGGTCCGGTTCACGGAAGATTACCAGAAAGTCGGGGTCAAGTCTCCCCAGTGGCAGGATCTCAATGCCATCATGGATACTGCGGGAAAGAACATATCTCACGATAAGATCGCTCTCCAAAACGAGATTCCACCGGGGACAGAGATCTATGCCGACCCCCTCATAAGGAAAGTATTCTGCAGCCTGATTGAGAATACGACAAAATACGGGGAAAATGCCACGATTATCCGGTTCAGCGTACGCGTGGAAGGAATGGATACTATCCTCCTCTGTGAAGATGACGGGGCAGGTATCCCGTCAGATAAAAAAGAGCGAATCTTCAATTATGAATACGGCATGAATACCGGCCTTGGCCTCTTCCTGTCCCGGGAAATCCTGGCAATCACCTCTATAACCATCCGTGAAACCGGGATTGCGGGGGCAGGAGCACGGTTCGAACTACGGTGTCCCCCCGGGACTATCCGCAGTGCAGGGCGAAACCGTGAATGA
- a CDS encoding PAS domain S-box protein — MKFPGFSHNGDPVHLRRIGLIVALAVVTLGVNLYGMMTGLTAVLPHLLYLPAILASYWYPRRGILFSAGIAACYAILVFLLLPLTALTGIETITRVAILVLVGGVVALLSWNLAESEQKLQDIIEFLPDPVFAIDNEGKVIAWNRAVEEITGKQKAGMLGRGNYEYSLGFYNERRPMLAGLIVKNEEKILDKYPSVHRESRRLVSESFLPHFHGGRGAHLRFSATALLDTHGNITGAIESVRDISDRVMTESALRNAGNRLNTLSGILRHDMSRIIAGMYGQLRLGVMKFHDPDVIAFIAAIKESTGNLKHQIDISREFRDIGTAPPAWLSVQQAVFEAAGPLDLGKITLNVWTERLEVFSDPHLPTVFYHLLHNALKEATGVTKVIITYHIREDGCAIIVEDNGIGIPDAAKKQLFLQREDSYGRGLFLSYEILSITGMSLSETGTYTKGARFEILIPSEGYRVTGMVA; from the coding sequence ATGAAATTCCCCGGTTTTTCCCATAATGGCGATCCCGTTCACCTCAGACGAATTGGTCTGATTGTTGCACTGGCGGTGGTAACTCTCGGGGTAAATCTCTATGGCATGATGACCGGTCTCACCGCGGTCCTTCCCCACCTCCTTTATTTACCTGCGATCCTTGCATCGTACTGGTACCCCCGTCGCGGGATCCTGTTCTCTGCCGGCATAGCAGCCTGTTACGCCATCCTTGTTTTCCTGCTTTTACCCCTGACTGCGCTAACCGGGATCGAAACCATCACGCGCGTGGCCATCCTTGTTCTGGTTGGGGGCGTTGTCGCCCTCCTGTCCTGGAATCTTGCCGAGTCCGAACAAAAGCTCCAGGATATCATAGAATTCCTTCCCGATCCCGTCTTTGCTATAGATAACGAGGGAAAAGTGATTGCATGGAACCGGGCTGTTGAGGAGATAACCGGGAAACAAAAAGCCGGGATGCTGGGCCGGGGTAATTATGAATATTCCCTTGGGTTCTACAACGAACGGCGCCCGATGCTGGCTGGCCTGATCGTAAAAAATGAGGAAAAAATCCTGGATAAATATCCGTCCGTCCACCGTGAATCCCGGCGACTTGTATCGGAATCGTTTCTTCCGCATTTTCATGGGGGCCGGGGAGCACACTTGCGCTTTTCTGCAACCGCTCTCCTGGACACTCACGGGAATATTACCGGGGCTATCGAATCCGTCCGGGATATCTCCGACCGGGTGATGACCGAATCCGCTCTCCGGAACGCAGGAAACCGGCTTAATACCCTTTCCGGGATTCTCCGTCACGATATGTCCCGGATAATCGCCGGCATGTACGGCCAGCTCAGGCTTGGCGTGATGAAATTCCATGATCCCGATGTTATTGCATTTATCGCTGCTATCAAGGAATCCACCGGTAATCTCAAGCACCAGATCGACATATCCCGGGAATTCCGGGATATAGGTACAGCACCCCCGGCCTGGCTTTCCGTGCAGCAGGCGGTTTTTGAGGCGGCGGGCCCGTTGGATCTTGGGAAGATTACCCTGAATGTCTGGACCGAGCGGCTCGAAGTCTTCTCCGACCCCCACCTGCCAACGGTCTTTTATCACCTTCTCCACAATGCCCTCAAAGAGGCTACTGGTGTAACGAAAGTGATCATTACCTACCATATCCGCGAGGACGGCTGCGCAATCATTGTCGAGGATAATGGTATCGGTATTCCGGATGCCGCAAAAAAACAGCTGTTCCTCCAGAGAGAAGACAGTTACGGACGCGGACTGTTCCTTTCCTATGAGATCCTTTCCATCACCGGGATGAGCCTCAGCGAGACCGGTACATACACGAAAGGCGCCCGTTTTGAAATCTTAATTCCCTCTGAAGGATACCGGGTTACCGGGATGGTGGCGTGA
- a CDS encoding GNAT family N-acetyltransferase translates to MDHVKPGSGSGPVIAACTVRELRVEEFSVANEIWKDYHETKGDPGLDRIFAVFSGTMILSLARCRRHPDGLEVDGIFTPESHRGNGYSRMVVGALVEACHNDDLFMYAVRHLVGFYAGFGFEPIVETDLPDVIRERYTWAAGNLEGAEVQPMRRKAGLHDIM, encoded by the coding sequence ATGGATCACGTGAAACCTGGTTCCGGATCCGGGCCGGTGATTGCGGCATGTACTGTACGCGAACTCCGGGTGGAAGAGTTCAGCGTTGCCAACGAGATCTGGAAAGACTACCACGAGACAAAGGGCGATCCGGGCCTGGACCGGATCTTTGCGGTATTCTCCGGTACAATGATCTTATCCCTTGCCCGGTGCAGGCGGCATCCTGACGGACTTGAAGTGGACGGGATATTCACCCCGGAGAGCCATCGCGGGAATGGATATTCACGGATGGTTGTGGGTGCTCTTGTTGAAGCGTGCCACAACGACGATCTCTTCATGTATGCAGTCCGGCATCTTGTCGGGTTCTATGCCGGGTTTGGCTTTGAACCGATCGTGGAAACGGATCTTCCCGATGTAATACGGGAGCGGTATACCTGGGCAGCGGGAAACCTCGAAGGTGCAGAGGTCCAGCCTATGCGCCGGAAAGCCGGCCTGCACGACATTATGTAA